A window of Streptomyces puniciscabiei genomic DNA:
GGTGGAGATCCACGCGGCCCGGTACAGCCGGCGAAGGAGGCGGACCACGCGGTGGTGATCGTCGGCGGCCTGGCGGATCGTCAGGTGGGTGTAGTCGGGTTGCGCGGGACGCGAGGTGCCGAAGCAGCGGTGCTCGACGAGGAGCTGGTTACCGCCGAGCAGCTCGGCCGGTTCGGTGCGGTGCGGGGTGAGCGGGGCCTCGTAGCCGGTCGTGGCGAGGATCATGGGGCGGTCCAGACCGGTGTGCAGCAGGGTGAGGCGCTGCTCGAACGTGCCGGCCGCGGGATCGGTGTGGTCGACGGGCTGGCGCAGGCCGAGCACGAAGAACCGGTAGCCGGGCTCCGCGCCGGGCCGCTCCTCGACGACCCGCAGCCCCGGTAGGGCGGACAGGGCCCGCACGATGTCGTCGTCCTCCGCAGCATGCGGCACCGCCGCATGCGCCGGCAGGGCCGCGGCGGCGCTCAGCCCGGTGGCCGTGGCGGCGAGCAGCACGCGTCGTCTGGTCCGAGTGCGCACGGTGTGTCCTCCCCGTTGCCGTTTTCCTGCCTGCAGTACAGCGGCTGGGGAGGGGGACCGGATCCCCTGTGCGCGGGGCCCGTCTCCCCCGGGCGGGGGAGCCGGACCGGCGCGTGACGGCTAGCGCTGGGACCGCGTAGATCGTCGGGTTCAGGCTGAAGTTTCGAGAGGGCGTCCGCCCCAGCGGATGCCCTTCTCGCTTCGGACGCCACCCCCCGGTGCGTGCCGATCAGCCCGGCCCGTTCCAGCCCCCAGGACGTCCTCCGCGCGAGTGATGCCCGGCCGTGTCCGGTCAGGTCCCACTCGTCCTTCGCGTGTGGCGCGCTCCTCGCGCCGGATGCCTTTCGTCTACCAGCGGTACCAGCGGCCCTTGCGGCCTGTACCGTCCGCGGAACGGACGACGAAGCCCAGCAGCCACACGATGAGCACGATCACCGCGATCCACCACAGCGCCTTCAGGGCGAAGCCCGCGCCGAAGAGGATCAGAGCCAGCAGAAGAACCAGAAGCAGGGGAACCATTGTCATCAACCTCCTGGCCACCAGATGCCCTTACTTCAGTCCTACAAGCACACAAAATGTGAGTTACTTCAATGAAGTGAGGGGCATATGCATTCGGCGCGCCATGCATGGTCCCCCTCGCCTCGCCTCTCACGCACCGCAGCGACCGACCATTCGCGCCGACGCGCGGCGCGTCGCACCGGCGGTGCGGACGCCCGCGAAGCGGGCCAGGATGTGCGGTTGGCCGAAGTCGCCGAGGCCCCAGTCAGCCTTGCCGCCCATGTCCAGCCGGAACCCTGCACCGAAGATGTGCCCGAACAGCACCCCGCCGGTCACCAGCCCGCTGGCGATGTGGACGGTGAAGAACACCAGGGTCACCGCCGCCGAGACCATCCGGAGCATGGGGGTACGGCCCTCGAACGGTTCCTCCAGGCAGGCCGAAAGGCTCACGGCGTTCTCGGCACGCTCGGTGCAGGTACGCGTACGCGGGCTCGGCGCACGAACAGCCGGTTGCCGCAGGTGCCCAGCGCCAGACCGACCGCGATCCGGCCGGCCCCGACACGGCGGGGAGCCTGCGGCCGCCCACGGCGAAGTCGGCGAAGGTGTGAGTGAGGCTGTAGCCCAGATGCCTGTTCCGATCATGACGGCCAGCCGTAGGACCTGCTGCCCACATTTGCAGTTTTCGACCGTCATCGGCCGTCAGGCCCGTTCGTGGCCGCACTCGCGGGCAGCCAGACGAGGGGCAGCGTCACGTCGTCGATGCTGGCCGGCGGCAGCGGCTGGGTCGTCTGCCGGAAGGGGGGCTTGGCGGTACTGGCGTTCCCCGTTGCGCGGATCGGACCCGTTTGTCAGGGGCGGTGCGGGGCACACGGGAGTCACCGCAAAACACGGACAGTGCGTTGAGCACGGCGGGAGGCGCGTCTGCCATGTCGGCTGGTGAAAAGGCCAAGGCCAAGGCCGAGCAGGCCAAGGGAAAGCTGAAGAGGGCCACGGGACGAGCAGCTGTGGACGACCCGATGGTCGCCGAAGGCCAGGCGGAGAAGTCCAAAGGCGATGCACGCCAGGCCAAGGAGAAGATCAAGGACATGTTCAAGCGCTGAGTTCTGGCGCCGCTCATGAGTGCTGGGCCTTCACCCCCGACCGCGGGGATGGAGGCCCTTTTCCTTCTGCAAAGTCGAGTACACCGTGTCCTCGGACGGCAGGCGTCCGCTCGCGTGCGGCCAGAGCCCCCAGGAGCGCGCTGCGCCCGCGGTCCGGCACCGTCCAGAGTGTCTGCCCCCTCACTCCCCAGCCCTCCAGCAGGGCCTTGGTCGCGAGGAAGCCGCTCATGGTCGCCCGTTTCATGACGGCCACGGTCAGGCCTGCGCGGATCAGGTCGCCGGCTACGACCAGCCAGGGGTGCCGAGTGCGTGCGCACCGGGTTCATCGCCGGGGATCCGCCGGAGCAGACCCGCGCAGGGGCCCGTTTTCAGGCAGCCGCCGCTGCAGGTGGGCAGGGCAGTGAGGCTCCGAGCCGTACATGCCTGACTCCTTCTGCGAAGTGCACGACCGGCTCACAGGAGGGGACCGGAAGGCCCCCCGAGCCGGTGAGCGTCTGCTCCAGCGCCTCCAGGCGGGCGCCGGCCAGCGGCGACGGTGCGTGTTACACGCGCGTCTCCCAGAGCAGGCCGAGCCGGCGCGTGTACGCCCGCCGGCGCGAGGTCAGCCAAACGTCCCGCTCCGTCGGCCGGTCGATGGGCAGACCTGGGCGCACGACGAGACGCTAGGAGGCTCCCCCCGGCCCATCTCCGCCCGGAGTGGACGAGGGTCTTCTCCCGCCTGGTGACGTCGAGGGCGCCGGGGTGAGAGGGCGTGCCGATTCCTGGCGCCGTCGGCATCGGCGGGCAGGCGACCTCGAGGGAGAAGAACCACAGCCCGTCCCGGCCGCTGGGGTGCCGCACGTGGGTCCTCAGGCTGATCTTCAGGAACGTGGGCAGCCCGGCCGGTACGCCGGGCGGGCGTACGTCCGCCCTCACGAACGGCGTGAGCCCGACCCAGACCACGCCCTCGTGCTCGTCCACGACCAGAGGCTCGGGCACCAGAGCCTGGACTGCCTGCACGGGAACGACCCGTGGACGAACGTCTGCGCCAGCCAGCCTGCACGCAGCGCCGACAGCCACACCCTGTGCTCCGCACCGTAGGCCACCACGCACCGCGAGTCCCCCCGCCCGGCCAGGGGAACGCGCGCCACCCCGCGCCGGCGCCGCGCCCGGCCCGGCCTCTCCCCCGACGACGTCCCCCGCTGGTCATGAGCGCCGCGCCTACGGAGGCCCGGGCGCAGGCCGGGTCGGGCCAGGACTCCGGCGGACGCTGGATTCCCCGGGCCGTCGGCGTCTGCGTCCGCTGGTGCACCTCCCGGCCCGCAGCCAAGAAGGCTACGCCCGCACGGCCGGACGCCCGCCGCAAGTGGGAGCGGGCCGGCCGGCGCCGATCGCCGCTGCCTGAACTCGGCCACGGTTCACGGGATCGGTCTCTGCCGGTGCGCCCCACCACTCGGTGAGCAGGACGGTTGCGTCGTCGTCGAGTCCCTGGTCCGCGAGCGGCCCGGCGCGATCTTGTCGAGCTCGTCGGGCTCTCCACCACACCGTATTGGAGGAGCATCGCGGCGAGGCGGAGTACAGCCTGGCGACCGGTCTCACGGACACGGGTCCCGCGCCCTTCCTGCGGCCTTGGGGTCCTGCGCACCATCAGCTCCACCGAACCGCCGCGACCGCAGCCGGCACCGGCACCCGGGACCCGGGAGAGTTACTGTTGCGAATGCGCCTCCAAGAGACGCAGGGAGAGTGGTTACTCCGCCATGTGATCCGGAAACGGAGGCTGTGGTCGCCCGACTCAACCTGGACGGAAACCTCATCTCATGAGCAAGGTCGCTCTGATCATCATCGACATGATCAACACGTACGACCACGAGGACGCCGAACTGCTGCTCCCCTCGGCCGAGTCGGTCGTGCCGGTCGTATCCGACCTTGCGGAGCGCGCACGGCGCCGTTCCGTCCCGGTCATCTATGTCAACGACAATTGGGGCGAGTGGCGCTCCCATCACGGTGAGCTGCTCAACCGTGCTCTCGCGGGGCCGCACGCTCATCTCGTGGAACCGCTGCGGCCCGATGCGGACTCCCTGTTCGTTCTCAAGACCCGCCACTCGATGTTCTTCGACACCCCGCTTCAGTACCTGCTGCGGCAGCAGGGCATCGAGCAGCTGGTGCTCTGCGGACAGGTCACCGAACAGTGCGTTCTCTATTCAGCCCTGGACGCCCACATCCGGCATTTCCAGGTGACCGTCCCCGAGGACGCTGTCGCGCACATCCATGAGGACCTCGCTCGGGCGGCACTGCGGATGATGGAGCGGAACATGGGCGCGCGCGTGTGCAGGAGCCAGGACCTCTGGATGTGACAGGCCTCTGCGGTGCGAGCCGCATACGGAGGCCGGAAGTGAGCTTCCCGCGAAGGGTCGTACGGCACAGCGCCGCCACTCGCGGCTGCGGATTCCTCGATCCTGGGCATGCGTAGATCACTGATCTTGACTCGCTGCCCGGGAGGAAATCCGCATGGTCACACCGACGCGCCCTGTTCGCCGCGTCCGTGGAGAACGGCGGTTCGATCTGCGCGCCACCGCTCTCTTCTTCGCGCTCCTGGCGATCGTCTTCTGCGTCCTGGCGTTCTTGGTGCGCACAGCGGCCGGCATCGTCGAGCGTCGTCCGCTGTGGGCCGTGATCCTGACCCTGCTCAGCGTCGCGGGCGTTCTGACGTCCCGGCCCAGGTGGCGCAAGGCGTCCGTCACGCACTGCGCCGGCCGGGCTGCCCGAGCGCTGGAGGAGGCAGCCGAGATGGCGTCCGACGACCTGCGCGACACGGCGGTGGTGGATGCCGACCGGCCGGCGGCGCAGTTCGGCGGACCGGCAGAACACGTCGGTGCAGCAGAGTCGTCAGCCGCTGACGGCTGCCTGGCCGACTACGCCGGCCTCGATCCGGACGCCTTCGAGCGAGCCATAGCCGACCTGTGCACCGGATACGGCTGCCGGGATGTGGAAGTGGTGGGAGGCGCGGGCGATTTGGGAGCGGACGTCGTGGCGGTCACGCCGGACGGACGGCGCCTGGTCATCCAGTGCAAACAGTACGGCGACACCCACAAAGTCGGCTCACAGGACGTCCAGCGCTTCGGGGGTACCTGTTTCACCATTCACAAGGCCGATGTCGCAGTGCTCGTCACGACGAGCGAGTTCACGGAACCCGCAAGGGAGTACGCGCGGCAGTGCGGAATCGTCTGCGTGGACGGTCCCGGCCTCGTGGCGTGGTGCCGCGGCACCGGCCCGAACCCGTGGCAGCAGACCGGCATCGAGTCCTGAGCCGGCCTCGGCCGACGATGCTGTGGTGACGTGCTGCCCCAACAGTCAGCGGACCGCGGACACATGGAAGGCGGCGACCTGGGCACCAGTGATCACACTCCGACTTCTGGAGAGGAGATCTTCGTGCACAAGGACATGCGCAAGGGAAAGTGGATCACCGGTGGCGCACGCGAGAAGCTCGCGGAAGTCTTCGCCCGGGAGTACAAGGAGGGGCGATCGATCCGGGCGATAGCCGAGGCACACGACCGGTCCTACGGCTTCGTGCATCGTGTGCTCACCGAAGCGGACGTACCGCTCAGGACCCGCGGGGGCGATGTGCGCACGGGCACCGCCCGGCAGACGCGATGACGGCCTGCGCGGCTGCGCGGCCTCGTCGGGCCACTGCGGCAGGCAAGTCCATACGGTGGCCTCGCGGGGGCAGACGAGAATCGCCGGGCCCGGTAAGACGGGCCGCCTCTCAAGCAGGGTCGCTGTGCTGTTGCCTGCAGAGAGGGAACTGCGTGCCGTGCCGGCCCGCTTCGCCGAGGCCCGCTTCCGCCTTGGCCTGCAGCCCACCGGACAGTCGAGCCGGGACCTGGAGGACACCTCCCGCAGGCTGTGCGCCATGACCGGCACCCAGTCGGTGGACCAGGCCCCTGCCGCCGCCGACGCCCTCCTGGAGGAGCTGCGCGGGGGCTGCCAGAGGGTCGGAAAAGCCGACCGCACACTGGCGGCCTGACGGGCAGGCGTCCGGAGGCACCGCGCTGTCGAGGGGTGCGTGGCACGAACAACCGCACCCCCGCACGCGCGACGGCGGGGGCCTTCCGCGACTCGGCAGCGGCCGGACCTTGCGGAACAGCGTCGACCGGGACGGACCCTGGCCTCGCCTCGGCTGCCGCTCGTCACCGAGCGACCGTTGAGCACGATGTTGCCCTGGATGTGCCCGCGGGCGGCGCGCTTTCCTGCGCTGCAGGGGCGCGTCTGCGTGCCGGCACCGTCCTGGCCCCCGGCGGCACCCTGCTCCTCTGCACCGACGGCCTCGCCGAAGCCTGCACCGGCAAGTACCGTACCGACCGCTACAGGGACGACGGTCTGCTCGCCTTCGCCGCCCACCACGCCGGCCAACCACCCTTGCGTACTGGCGTACCGGCCGGCTTACCGAGGCCGAACACCGGTGCACACCGGCGGATGCCGTCAGCCGCCGCCCCGGACGGGATATGACCGACACCGACTGGGGCACCGGCTTCACCGGCTCCCTGATGGTCCACCTCAACGGCAAGGCCATTACGGAACGGCCATCCCCTGCACCGAGTACCGGCCGCTGATCAAGTGCGGCACCGAGGTGGAGGCGGAAGCGTGCTCCATGCTCGTGCTCCGCGCTCACCAGGACGGCTGACCTCAGCTCACTGGACGCACGGCCGCCGCTCGCGCGGGAGCGAGCAGTTGCAGTGATCCGTGCGCGCCGGCCCAGTCGCTGATCCGTACCGGATGGCCGACGACGTGCCAAGTGGTGACGGCTGCACGACGATGTCGGCGGCCAGGTGCGCGCCCACCAGGGCCACCGCGACGCCGATGGCCTCGCGGAAGCCCGTGAGGAAGGCGGCGCCGAGCGCGCCGACGAGGGTCAGGGTGATCGGCACATGCGCACGTCAACCGCCACCACCGGTGTTCCTCCTGCGCGGAGTGCGGGGCGCGGTGCGGGAACGGGTGCCGGGCCGTGTGCTCGCCCAAACCCTCCAAGAGCAGGGCCTGCCATCGTGCCCCTCCGTGGCGGCGGCCTCGGAGGCCCGGGGTCCGGCTCTTGGTGTCCGCGACCTCCACATCGGCCATCCGGTCCCCTCCCGCGGTCGTCGAACTGCGGGCGGGGTCCTGCCGGCCGGCAGGACCCCGCGGTGTCCGGCGCTGCGCCCGGCCGCGAGGACAGCCGGCTGTCGGGCGCCCGGGCCTCATCCAGTGGTGAGCATGCCTTCGCGCAGGCGGGCCAAGAGACGGGAGAGCAGCCGGGAGACGTGCATCTGGGAGACGCCGAGGCGTTCGCCGATCTGGGCCTGGGTGAGTTCCTCGACGAAGCGCCAGTGGATGAGCTTGCGTTCGCGCTCGTCGAGTTGGGCGATCAGCGGGGCGAGGGTGCGGAAGTCCTCTACCAGGCCCAGGGCGGCGTCCTCGTTGCCGATGAAGTCGGCCAGCGCCGCTTCACCGTCCTCGCTGCCGTTGATCGCCGCGTCGAGGGAGGTCGACCTGTGGCCGTTGGAGGCGAGCTGGGCCTCCACGACCTCCTCCTCGGGCAGGCACATCAGCTCCGACAGCTCCTTGGTGGTCGGCGTCCGGCCGAGCCTGCTGCTCAACTCCTCCTTCGCACAGGCGAGTTGGACGCGCGCCTCCTGGAGTCGGCGCGGTACGTGCACGGCCCAGGAGGTGTCGCGGAAGAACCGCTTGATCTCACCGACGATGTACGGCACGGCGAAGGAGGTGAACTCGACCTCACGGGACAGCTCGAACCGGTCGATCGCCTTGATCAGGCCGATCATGCCGACCTGGACGATGTCCTCCATCTCCTGCGGGCCGCGGCTGCGGAACCGGCCGGCCGCGTAGCGGACGAGGGACATGTTCATCTCGATGAGCGTGTTGCGCGCGTACTGGTACTCCGGCGTGCCCTCCTCCAGCACCGCGAGCTGGTCGAAGAACACCTTGGACAGCTCCCGCGCGTCCCTCGGCGCGACCTTGGAAGGGTCTGCTATCTCCGGTACGCCCGGTACGTCCACTGTCTCCTCGGCAGTTGGTACGACCGTCGTCGCCATCGTGCGCCCCTCCCAGTCGATCGGTTGTGCCCTTGCCGGTCGTCCCCGGCAAGCAGGCGGATACCCGGCAGTCCGAGCGGCATTCCTCCCGCTTCTCTCAGTCCTGCTCCCCGTGGCTGCGTACGACCTCCTTGACCTCGGCCGGCGCGAAGCCCCAGCCCTGCTCCACGGTCGGCTCGGCCGGTACCGCGATCTCGTCGGGGCTGGTAGGGACGACGAGCGCACCGGGCCCGGACCGCCGAGAGCGCGGCGCACGGCGCCGTCCATCTCGGCCGGGCCCGTCCCGGGCATCCCGGTGATGCCCATGGCCTCGGCCACGGCGGCGAAGTCGAGGTCGTCGAAACGGTGCCGCACTCGGGCAGCCCTGCCTGCAAGCCCTGGACGCCGCCGTCCTGTCGGGGACGTCGAGGGCGCGGGCCCGACGGGGTCCTGGGTCGTGACACCGTTGCGGCAGGTGTTCGTGTGGCGCTGGGCTCGGTTGCAGCCGACGGCGAACACCATGGCTCGTGCGGCATTGCCGTAGTCGGGCCCTTGCACCATGCGCTTGACGAGGTGGGTGCCCGTGGCGATCCTGCCGCTGACGCCGACCCTGATCAGGTCGCGCAGGCCGGTCCCCACAAGGACGTTGTGCACGGTGAGCGCGCGGGGTGGAGAACACCCGGTGGTACGGGGCCAGACGACCGTACGGCCCTCGGGCACGTGCGGGACGCGGGCGATCTCGGCGTTCACCTTGGCGCCGGGCGGGACACCGCCGATGCCGGGGGTTTGGCGCCTTGCGACGGTTTCGGGGACAGGCACTTGACGTCGTCCTGCGCGGCCTCGTAGGTGAATTCGGCCGCGTCGAAGTCCCCGTCCCGGGTCCGGCAGCCGAAGTACCCGGTGCCGATCTCCCACAGGAGGTCGCCCCCGGGCCGCGGGTGGTCCTCGGACGGTCCGCCCTCACCGGTGTCCTGGGCGAACCCCCCGGCCGCGACACCTCGTACGCCAGCCGGCACCCGCTGCCGCCCGACAATGCCCGCCGCCCTGGAAGAAGACCACGGCTGACCTGATGTCTCCCACTCGCGCCTCACGGGTGCGCCGGAGGCGTGCAACGCCCTTACCGCGGGCAACCGGATAGCCCAGGGACGTGCACACAGCGCGACGGCCCGGGTGACGACGCAAGCAAGGAGGTCCGCGATGGAATGGTGGGGCTGGGTGGTCCTGCTGATCGCGGTGGCAGGATTGCTCGCCGCGACAACGTTGGCAGTCCAGGCGAAACGCCGTAACGGCACGGTGATCGCGGTGCGTTCGGGTCACCGGAGCAGCGGGGAGGGGGGACGGTGAACACCCTGATGCTCGCCTCCGAACTGACCAAGCGCGTGGTCGTGACGCTGGGCGGCGAGGCGGTCGCCCAGATCCGCGACACCGTCTTCGACGCTCGGGCCGGTCGGATCACGGGCTTCACCCTGAGCGGACGCGGGCTGTTGTCCGGCCCTCTCAAGGAGAGCCTCCCCTTCTCCGGAGTGCACGCCATCGGACCGTCCGCCGTGATGATTCCCAGTGAGGCGGTCCTGGAGAACCGCGACGCGGTCGTGGGGACCGGCGAAGCCGAACGCGGTCAGGTCATCGGCGCGCCCGTCCTCACCGACCAGGGGACCGAGGTGGGCACAGTCCTGGACGTGGTGATCGAGGCCGGCACCGCCGGACGGGTCATCGGATTCGAGATCGCCGCCCACGAGAACCTCGATTCCCGGAAGCGGAAGACGTTCATCCCGCGCGGGGAGACACTGGCCGTCTCCGGCCGGGCCCTGGTCGTCCCCGCGCACGCCAGCCGTTTCGTCGCCGACGACCTCCCCAGCTTCAGCGCTCAGGTCGAGGCCTTCCGCGCCCAGGCCGCGCAATCACGCGCCGGCGTGCCCGCGGCCGGAGAAGGAGGTGCGGCATGATGATGTTCTCCCAGGCCCTGGGCCTGCCCGTGATCACCTCCGTAGATGCCGAACAGCTCGGGCGCGTGGAGTCGCTGACCATCGATGCCCGCAACGGGCGGGTCGCCTGCCTGCGTCTGTCCGGGGCTCCGAAACACGCCACGACCATCGCCTGGAACGCGATCGAAGCCGTCGGCCGGGACGCCGTCATCGTGCGCTCCCGCACCGGCACCGATCCGGGGCAGAGCGACGTTCCCACCCACCACGAGGCCCTCGGGCACCGGGTCCTGACGGAACACGGCACCGCGCACGGCACCGTCAAGGACATCGCCTTCGACAACACGACCGGGCGCATCCTCACGCTCTACACGGCGCTCGGTGACGTCCCCGCAGACCAACTCCTCGGCCTCGGCTCCTACGCCGTGGTGGTCCGCGTCGAGCCCGCCGGGGCTCCGGGGGCACGGGGGTGAGCTGCGCGCGGTCGTAGCCACCCGGGGTCCGATATCGGCGGCCTCCTCGTCCGGTCGGCGGTCGGCAGACGCAACGGAGACGCGACGGGCCGGTCGCCGGGGCGGACGTGCGTTGTCCCCCCTCCCGCGTCAGGCATGCGGCAGGCTCAGGCCCGACCGGCGGTGTACGACTTCAGCGGCGGACGGGACGGCCAGGGGCCGGATCACGTACAGGCCCACCGGCCGGCCCACCGGTCCATCGCGCAGCTCGTCGAGTCCCGCGCCGGTGCTCAAAAGGACGGCGGCGACCAGTGCCACGCCGGGACTCGTACGCTTCGGATTGCGTCATGTCACTCCCTCCCCCGCTCGCCCCGCGCTGCCGGCACTGACGACGGTCACGACCCGGACCGTCAGCCGGGAGGCTGCGCGGGCGGGGACGCGGAGCCGGTGATCGCTGCCGGCCGTGGCGCGCCAGGTTTCGCCAACTCGGCGTTGAACTGGGCGCCGATCAGAAGCGCGAGGTTGGACAGCCACAGCCAGACGAGAAAGACCACCACGCCTGCCAGCGAGCCGTACAGGCGGTAATAGGTGCTCACATGCGAGGCGTAGACGGTGAAGCCCAACGAGACGATCAGCAGGAGCAGGATCGCCAGGCCGCCGCCCGGCGCCATCCTCCGCACGGGTCTCGAGCAAGACGGACCCGAACGGTAGAGCACCAGCACCAGGGCGCCCGCGACGGCGGCCAGGACAGGCCAGCGCAGTGTGTCCCACGCGGTGTGGGGCACGGTGCCCAGGTTCAACGCCCGGCCCAGACGCCCGGCCAGGCTGCCGCTCACCAGCAGCGCGAGAGTGGTGGTCACCAGCAGGCTGATCAGCACGATCGCCGTGACGATGATGCGGGGGGCCGTGCGCCACACCGGCCGGTGCGCACTGACGTGGTGGATCGCGTGCAGGGCCCTGCGAAAGACGCTCAGGTAACTGCAGCCCGACCACAACGCGCCCACGACACCGAAGAACACCAGCATCCATGCCGCTGACGACTGACCGGCCATTTGCCGGAGTGCGCTGCGCAGCAGTCCGCGCGAGGTGGCCGGGACGACCCCCGTCATCCGGTCGATCACCTCAGGAGTCGTCTTGGGCATGGTCAGCCCGATGACCGAGAGGATGACCAGCAGTACGGGGAACAGGGCCAGGACCGCGTAGTACGTCAGGGCGGCCGCCCAGTCCATGACGTCGTCGTTCCAGATGGACACCGGTGTCCGGCGCAGCGCCGCCCACCACCCGTACCGCCGACCGCCGGCCTGCCGCATCACCGCAACGCCCTCTCCACGCACCCTCATCCACTCGCCCCGGCAGTCCCTCTCCCTCGGCGGCTCGACGCCGGAGAGCCGCGGAAGTATGCGTACGAAGGCGGGCCACGGCCCGATCAGCCATGACCCGCGTTCGTGGGTGTGCCGTTCAGTCCCCGAAGATGTCCTTCGCCGCGTCCTTGGCCTTCTCCCCCGCCTGCCTGACGTCACCTTCGACCTGGTCGGCCTTGCCTTCGGCTTCCAGACGCTCGTTGCCGACCGCCTTGCCGACCGCTTCCTTGGCCTTGCCCTTGATCTTGTCGCCGGCGTTGCCTGCCTTGTCCGCGCCGCTCATCGAAACCGCTCCTTCCCAGCCCGGGCTCGTCGTGTTCCCCGGCACCTGTACCCGCGCCGCCCCGGATGATGTCCCCTCCATGACCGGACCACTCGCACGGCAGCCGTGGACGGCGCTCTCCGCGCCGCGTGCCCCGGCCGGCCCGGCATCGTCACCATGACGTCGTGATCGCGACACTCTGCGGTCATGCCTGGGACCGTGTTTTGTGGGTATCCGGGGGCCTGATGAAAACCGGCGCTTCGGAACGTGAGGCGGTGTACATGGACGCGGCTGGGCATGATGAGTGCCAGTTGCCACTCATAGCGGGTCCGCTAGCGGTGTCCGCAGCCTTCGAGGGCAGCGAGGAGATCGCCAAGGCTCGTGAGCTGGCCCGTCGCTTCCTGACGGATGTGCAGGCGCTGCGCGGTCTGCCGGTGTCCGGCCGCGCGATGGGCATGGTTCAGCTGGTGGTGAGCGAGCTGGTGACGAATGCCCGAAAGTACGCGCCTGGCCCGTGCCTGTTGACGCTGAAGATCGAAGACCGGGCCGCCCAGGTGAGCGTCTGGGACAGCGGTACGGCAGTGCCGGCCGTCCTGGCGCCGGACCCGAGCCGCATCGGGCAGCACGGGCTCGAGATCGTGATGGCGGTCTGCCAGAGCTT
This region includes:
- a CDS encoding sodium:solute symporter family transporter — translated: MTVENCKCGQQVLRLAVMIGTGIWATASLTPSPTSPWAAAGSPPCRGRPDRGRSGAGHLRQPAVRAPSPRTRTCTERAENAVSLSACLEEPFEGRTPMLRMVSAAVTLVFFTVHIASGLVTGGVLFGHIFGAGFRLDMGGKADWGLGDFGQPHILARFAGVRTAGATRRASARMVGRCGA
- a CDS encoding CsbD family protein; this encodes MSAGEKAKAKAEQAKGKLKRATGRAAVDDPMVAEGQAEKSKGDARQAKEKIKDMFKR
- a CDS encoding DUF2071 domain-containing protein; the encoded protein is MRGGLRCGAQGVAVGAACRLAGADVRPRVVPVQAVQALVPEPLVVDEHEGVVWVGLTPFVRADVRPPGVPAGLPTFLKISLRTHVRHPSGRDGLWFFSLEVACPPMPTAPGIGTPSHPGALDVTRREKTLVHSGRRWAGGSLLASRRAPRSAHRPADGAGRLADLAPAGVHAPARPALGDARVTRTVAAGRRPPGGAGADAHRLGGPSGPLL
- a CDS encoding cysteine hydrolase family protein, coding for MSKVALIIIDMINTYDHEDAELLLPSAESVVPVVSDLAERARRRSVPVIYVNDNWGEWRSHHGELLNRALAGPHAHLVEPLRPDADSLFVLKTRHSMFFDTPLQYLLRQQGIEQLVLCGQVTEQCVLYSALDAHIRHFQVTVPEDAVAHIHEDLARAALRMMERNMGARVCRSQDLWM
- a CDS encoding restriction endonuclease → MVTPTRPVRRVRGERRFDLRATALFFALLAIVFCVLAFLVRTAAGIVERRPLWAVILTLLSVAGVLTSRPRWRKASVTHCAGRAARALEEAAEMASDDLRDTAVVDADRPAAQFGGPAEHVGAAESSAADGCLADYAGLDPDAFERAIADLCTGYGCRDVEVVGGAGDLGADVVAVTPDGRRLVIQCKQYGDTHKVGSQDVQRFGGTCFTIHKADVAVLVTTSEFTEPAREYARQCGIVCVDGPGLVAWCRGTGPNPWQQTGIES
- a CDS encoding helix-turn-helix domain-containing protein, whose amino-acid sequence is MRKGKWITGGAREKLAEVFAREYKEGRSIRAIAEAHDRSYGFVHRVLTEADVPLRTRGGDVRTGTARQTR
- a CDS encoding DUF5133 domain-containing protein encodes the protein MLLPAERELRAVPARFAEARFRLGLQPTGQSSRDLEDTSRRLCAMTGTQSVDQAPAAADALLEELRGGCQRVGKADRTLAA
- a CDS encoding RNA polymerase sigma factor SigF translates to MATTVVPTAEETVDVPGVPEIADPSKVAPRDARELSKVFFDQLAVLEEGTPEYQYARNTLIEMNMSLVRYAAGRFRSRGPQEMEDIVQVGMIGLIKAIDRFELSREVEFTSFAVPYIVGEIKRFFRDTSWAVHVPRRLQEARVQLACAKEELSSRLGRTPTTKELSELMCLPEEEVVEAQLASNGHRSTSLDAAINGSEDGEAALADFIGNEDAALGLVEDFRTLAPLIAQLDERERKLIHWRFVEELTQAQIGERLGVSQMHVSRLLSRLLARLREGMLTTG
- a CDS encoding PRC-barrel domain-containing protein, whose product is MNTLMLASELTKRVVVTLGGEAVAQIRDTVFDARAGRITGFTLSGRGLLSGPLKESLPFSGVHAIGPSAVMIPSEAVLENRDAVVGTGEAERGQVIGAPVLTDQGTEVGTVLDVVIEAGTAGRVIGFEIAAHENLDSRKRKTFIPRGETLAVSGRALVVPAHASRFVADDLPSFSAQVEAFRAQAAQSRAGVPAAGEGGAA
- a CDS encoding PRC-barrel domain-containing protein, translating into MMMFSQALGLPVITSVDAEQLGRVESLTIDARNGRVACLRLSGAPKHATTIAWNAIEAVGRDAVIVRSRTGTDPGQSDVPTHHEALGHRVLTEHGTAHGTVKDIAFDNTTGRILTLYTALGDVPADQLLGLGSYAVVVRVEPAGAPGARG
- a CDS encoding YihY/virulence factor BrkB family protein, with translation MRVRGEGVAVMRQAGGRRYGWWAALRRTPVSIWNDDVMDWAAALTYYAVLALFPVLLVILSVIGLTMPKTTPEVIDRMTGVVPATSRGLLRSALRQMAGQSSAAWMLVFFGVVGALWSGCSYLSVFRRALHAIHHVSAHRPVWRTAPRIIVTAIVLISLLVTTTLALLVSGSLAGRLGRALNLGTVPHTAWDTLRWPVLAAVAGALVLVLYRSGPSCSRPVRRMAPGGGLAILLLLIVSLGFTVYASHVSTYYRLYGSLAGVVVFLVWLWLSNLALLIGAQFNAELAKPGAPRPAAITGSASPPAQPPG
- a CDS encoding CsbD family protein; this translates as MSGADKAGNAGDKIKGKAKEAVGKAVGNERLEAEGKADQVEGDVRQAGEKAKDAAKDIFGD
- a CDS encoding ATP-binding protein, with product MIATLCGHAWDRVLWVSGGLMKTGASEREAVYMDAAGHDECQLPLIAGPLAVSAAFEGSEEIAKARELARRFLTDVQALRGLPVSGRAMGMVQLVVSELVTNARKYAPGPCLLTLKIEDRAAQVSVWDSGTAVPAVLAPDPSRIGQHGLEIVMAVCQSFAVRREPVGKRITATVALAADPGGDASVTSRCDHARLGRGRPRFPPTADTGEAGCERAILARTAGLLYGQAEDAGRCARPAGTRAVRSQRHRLLAGSCLLPAGRTSGGCRACCPTCEPQHF